The DNA window ccccccaaagCCTCCCAAATTCTCCCCTAAATCcacccaaacctccccaaatcctcccaaaaAAATGCCCAAAAGCCACAGAATCCTCACTGAATTCCCCCTAAATCCCCTGGAAATCCCCCAAACGTGTGGAATTCCCAGGGGAGAAGGCAGCGAGGCCGAAGGCTGCCGGAGGGGgcccgaggaggaggaggaagaagggcaGGAAGGGCTCAGAGGACGAAGCTCTCGAGGACAGCGATGACGGTGACTTCGAGGGCCAGGAGGTGGATTACATGTCTGATGGCTCCAGGTGGGACCTGGGGGCGTTTTGGGGGGCCGTGGAGGGGTCTAGGGAGGATTAAGGGGGAATTTTGTGGATtcctgggtgggtttgggagTTCCTGGAAGGATTTTAGGGACCACAGCAAGGGCTTGTGGCTCCCTGGAGGGAACTTGAGAGGGAAGTCCTGCGGGGTTTGGGGGAGTATTGGGGTGTTGTGGGGTCACTGAGGGGGTTtaatggggctggggggagcttggggggtccctggggggatTCTGGGGGGAGTGGGGACCCCTTGTGATGCCCCCAACCTCACTGTGCCCATCAAAAGTGTCCCCCACAAACTCCCCCGGGGATGCTGAAATCCCCCTTGggacccccaaattccccccatcccctcctgaTCTCCCCAATCCCCcttgtcctgcagcagctctggcgAGGAAGACGCCAGCAAAGCCAAAGCgcccaaggaggaggaggaaggcccAAAAGGTGGGGTTGGGGAGGAGGTCGGGACCCCACTCTTGGTTCCTGAGGGAGGactggggggatttttggggtccAAGATCCTCAGGACCCTCCCCCAACAAAGGCATCGATGAGGCAAGCGAGAGCAGCGAGGAGAGCGAGGAGGAGAagccagaggagaaggaggaggaagaggagggaaaagctaCCCCCACCCCccaggacaagaagaaaaagaggggtaagacccccccccccgacccccccagCAGGAATTGGGGGAAAAGCCCTAGAAAACTGGGTTTCTGGACATCATCAACCCCCAGAAAGCAGCGACGAGTCACAGACATCGGAGGAGAGCGACATCGACAGCGAGACATCCTCAGCACTGTTCATGGCGGTGAGGGGGGGTCCTGGGAGGGTTCGGGGGTCCCATGGGGGACTTGGACACCCCCTGacccctcccttcttctccccccaccccagaaGAAGAAGACCCCCCCCAAGCGGGAGCGCAGGGcctcaggcagcagctccaggggggGCTCCCGGCCTGGGACCCCCACGGACTCAGGGGGCACCGGGGGGACCCTCAGGGCCGcggctgccaggctggagcaaggtggggtttgggggtgccaGGGGGGTTTGGAGGGGGGAGTTGGAGTCTGGGGCGGTactgggggctctggggcaAAGTTGGGGGTCAAGGGAGGGGTTTTGGACAGTTGGGGGACACTGAAGGGGGTCCAGGAGTGTCtggggggggggtcggggggtctggggggggtATTGAGGGGTCTCGGGATGGATTTTTGAGGGAGTGAGGGACACTTGGGGAGGGGTCACAGCGACACTTTGGAGCGGGGAGCGATTCTCAACTCCCTCCCAGGGATCCCCCAAACTGCCCCTGACCTTCTCATCTCCCCCAGGCCGCCGGGCCCCCCCGGGGGGGTCGGAGCCCCCTCCCCAGAAGCGGCTGAAGGTGGAGCCGGGGCCCCCCTCGGGCAAATGCACGCCCCAGCCCCACTCCGGGAAGTCGACCCCAAGCAGCGGGTGAGTCCGTGGCATCAGGAGGGAGCCTGGGcaagcaggggctgtgggagcccGGCCCCACTgacccccccggcccccgcaGGGAGGTGCAGCTGACCGAGGAGGCCGTGCGCCGGTACCTGTCCCGGAAGCCCATGACCACCAAGGACCTGCTCAAGAAGTTCCAGACCAAGCGCACGGGGCTGAGCAGCGATGCCACCGTCAAcgccctggcccagctgctcAAGCGCCTCGACCCCGAGAGGAAGCTCATTGCGGACAAGATGCACTTCTTCCTCAAGGAGTAGGGACCCCCCCTGGAGCCACCAGAACCCCCAAATCCACAGAGACCCACCCAAAACCCCAGagccatcctgctgctgccccaagTTCCTTTAGAAGTATCTCCAGGACAGGGATGCCAAAATCCATtggaacccccaaatcccacggGAACCCCCCCATTCCCACAGGAGCCCCCCAGTTTTCCCAGCCCCCACCCACCCACTCCAGATGCCCCCCTTTCCCCGTACCACCCCCCCCTTTTCCTGACTCCCACCCCCTGTCCCAAATTTCTGTGAACAAACTCATCActcccctgccccctccccaggaatTTGGGGGGCCCTGGAATTTTCCTGGGGTGGGGCAGGGAAGAGATTCCCCCCCACACTCGGCATGGTTTTTGGGTCAGAATTGGGatgttttgctatttttaggctttttttcccctattttgTGCCAGCCCCACACTCCCCATGGCGCTGGAATGTTCCACCCCCCCCAGCGGGGCTTTGGGCCCCCCCAGAACGAACCCCCCCCATGACCCCCCTTCCTTTGGGGGTCGGGGCAAagttcctccctcccccagggGGTTTcaccccaaaacagccctgGGGGGGATGGGCAGTTGTTTGGGGGTCCCagttattttgggggggggggtggggagtcCTGGGGGAGTAGATTGAGACCCCAACCCcactcagctgcttttttttgagggggatCTCGAGTCTGGAGGTCCTGGGGATCTCACTTCCCCCTCACTGGCATGGTGGGGTCTCCACTATCCAAatgacccccccaaacccctgggggggggtcctgggggtctcACATCCCCCAATTTTTGGGGTGGGTGGGGTCCCCATTAACTCCCCCTCCCCAGTTGAAGGcaccccaccccccaaaatctcccctggggtggggggtcaatgtccccccaaacccctctgggcAGGTCAGGgttaaccccccccccccccccccccaaagcccctccCCCTCCACACTCCATAAGTACCTCTCGGGGCACTTTTTTTGGGGCTCAGGATGGCGAGGCCGGGACTCCCTTggtccttcctcctcctcctcctcccgctctGCTGCGGCCCCCCTGCGCCCccccccgccgctgcccccccGTGTGGGCTCCGCAGCGTCTCGGTGGGGGTGGGGGCCCTGGGTTTGGGGTACCCCTCCCCTGAGACCGTGGTGTTCCGCTACTGCGGGGGGGGCTGCCCCGCACCCCCCACCCTGCACGGGCTGGcgctgggggctgtgctgggccccgggggggccggggggggtcCCTGCTGCCGCCCCACCCGCTACGAGGATGTGGCATTCCTGGACTCGGGGCTACGCTGGCAGCGGCTGCCACGACTCTCAGCAGGGGCCTGCGCCTGCCTGGGGTGAGCCCCCCTCCAAAATACCCCCCCCGACTCCCCCTTGCCACTCCCCCTCAAAAATaacccccttcctccccccaaaacctcctccccgtctgtcggggggggggggttttggggggtccctcCCATcaccccccacacccccaaaagCACCCCCTGACCATCAGctcaggggggtttgggggttcccCAAAGGCTCCTCCTCCAAGctcccccaaaacagccccccAAGAGCCAAGTGTGGGGTGTCAGTGTTTATTTTGGGGGCGGGGAATCCTGGGTGTCCTCAATAAACACTGGGAGGTCGCTGAGAGGGTCTGGAGGCGTCTCTGGGGTGGagaaacagacacagaaacGGGTTGAGGCAGATTTGGGGGGGGTCTTTCCTGGGAGGTTCGGGGGTCCCTGGGGATGTTTAGGGGATCCAGGGAGTTTTTAAGGGGGTcctggatgggttttggggagcTTCTGGGGGCAGTTTGGGGTCTCAGGAGGATTGGGGGGCTCAGAACCTGCTGGGGGGGCTCTTACCGTGCCACGCTCTCCCCAGAAGGGGGTGGTGGGAAGAGTACCGGCACGGGAAACTAGGGAGttctgggggggtttggggggttctCACCGGAGGGGTCATTGCGGAAGATCAGGGCCACCCGGCGGCCCCGCGGCACCCGGAGCCCCCCAAAAAACGATTCCTCATCCGGGAGGATCTCGTGAGTGAACTCGTACCTGGCAGCGGCCCTGGAGGAGATCGGGGGGTCAGGGGGTCCTCAACATCACCACAGGGGTCCCCAAAACCCTCACGGGGGGGTTGCACAGGGCTGCCCCAAACCCACCGGAGGACGTAGAGGGaccctggctccagcagcagctccagccagtcctgggggtcctggaggCTCCGGAGCCGCAGGACACTGGGGGACAGCAGCGACACCCCCGCGATGGTGCAGCCGCAGAACTGGGGGGGGACACACCTGAGACCCCTCAAAACCGCCCGAGGACCCCAAAACTCCGCCGCCCGAACCCTCCAAACCCACCAGgaacccccccgggaccccccacCTTGACGCTGTCCACGTGCGGCCCCACGCGGCCCCCGGGCAGGAGGTCGAGGACGTGGGCGCTGGGccgggggggggcggcggggggggaaCGCGGGGGTCACCCGGAGCAGCAGCGCCCGCCCCGCACCCCCCCGCAGGCCCCGCTCCGTCTCTCGGTACCCGGTGATGGCCTGGGGAGGACAAAGCGGGCGATGAACTCTGACCTTTGACCTCAGAATGACCTCTGGTCCGGTCAGGGACTTTCTGTGACGCTCCCCACCAGAGCCCCCCCCCCGACCCCCTCTGACCTCCTCTGACCCTGAGCCCCCCGACCCCTGTCACCCCCAAACTCCTGTGACCTGGCCCCCCTCACCCCTCTCACCCGGTCCCAGTGGTCGTTCTGGTACCgcccccggcccagccccggctccaCCTCCCGCAGCAGctccgccgcctcctcctcgcTCACGAAGCCGCCCCGGACCAGCGCGAGCCCGCGGAGCCGCCGGGCCACCTCGGGGCTGCTGGCGCGGAGCAGCGCCGGGTCCGCCTCGGCCTCGGGGCCCAATCCCGCCCCGGGACACCCCGAAGCGGCCCCGGGAACCCCCGAGATCGCCCGGGACCCCCCGAGGGTCGCGGCGACCCCCGCCCGCCACAGGCCGCGCGCGCGGTGCATGGCGGGAGTGCGGCGGTCGCCGCCGGGCGTCTCGAAGGCTCCGGAGCTGGGCACGGAGGGCGCCGCCTGGCGGCCTGGAGGACTCGGACAGGGGTTCACAATGTCACCCCCATCAaaaccccccctccccccaaacccAGAGCCCTTCCTGGGCTCCCCCCAGTCTCTCACTGTCCCCCCCAAATCACTCTGTGACCCCACAAATGCTCCCATGTAACCCAaatcctccctcttcccccccagCGCATCCTTGGCCCCCTTCAATcgcccctcccagcccccagcaccaCTCTGactccccccaaaatccctccagGACTCACTTGGGTTCCACAGCCCTTTATTTCCACACAGCAGGGGCGTTCCCAGAGCTCCCCCACTCCAAAGGGGTGCCCCAATACCCCCAGGGGAGGTCTCAGGATGCCAGCGGGATTTGGGGAGGCCCAGAGGGGCTGTTGGGGGGCTCCTTCTGCACCAGCCGGGGCTCGTCCTCGCCGCGTGGTGGGGGATGCACCAGTACCTGGTCCAGAAGCCCAAATTCCTGCGCCTCCACCGGGCTCAGGTACCGATCCCGCTCCATGGCAGCTTCTGGGGAGGCACAGGGGGGTCAGGGAGACCTCCAGGGGAAACTTGGGGGGTCCTGCAGGACTTTGAGGGGTCCCTCACTGCGGATGGGCAGCGCCTGCCCCTCGAGCGTAGAGCCCGCAGCTCTTGAGGGCTCAGGGAGGGCCCTGGGACAtgtgggggtcccaggggaaTGCGGGGGTCCCTCACCGATGACGGGCAGTGGCTGCCCCGTGTGTTTGGCATAGAGCCCATTGATCTGGCGCTTCAGCTGCAGGATCTCCTCGGCCTGGATGGCGATGTCGGTGGCCTGGCCCTggttgtggggtttgggggggctcaggagggTCTGGGGGAGTCTGGACcatctccagccctgcccacagccttGCGGGCATGCCCACACATTCCCCCCAGTATCCCCTGGGGGATCCCAGCACATCTCCCCCCACCCAGGGTCCCCCCTTCTCCCTTCAAGGCGTCGGCCCCCATCTTTTAGAgtcccctccccacacacacaaCACGGGGAACGCGCCCCTCCCCATTTCTGTGCTCCCCTCGTTTCAGGGTCTCCCCAAgcccttccccccttccccacaATTGCTCCTCCAGCTTCGAGCACGGCCTGCCTGCCGTGCCCCGAGCCCCCTGCCCACCGTACCCGGGCCCCCCCTGAGGGCTGGTGCACCATGATGCGGGCGTTGGGCAGCGCGTGGCGCATGCCGGGCGCGCCGGCCGCCAGCAGCAGCGAGCCCATGCTGGCCGCCTGCCCGACGCACCACGTGCACACCGGGGTCAGCACGTATTGCATCGTGTCGTAGATGGCCAGCCCTGAGGTCACCGAGCCCCCTGCGGGGGGAAAACCCCAtgagggacaccccaaaaacatTCAAACCCCTACGGGGACCCCAAAGAGCCACCACagcccccaggacccccagcgCCCACGGGGGTGTATGTGGTGAGGGGGAATCACTGAGATCCTCCTGGGGGGAGGACAGGGTTCACAGGGGCATCCCCAAACCCCCTGCAGGACCCCTGAACtcccccctgggacccccaaccTCCTCCAAGCCATTAAAACTCCACGGACACCCCAAAGAGACACAACAGCCCTGGGACTCCCAACCTCCCTCGGTGGCCAAGGGAGGGTCACCAAGCCCCTGATGCGGGCAGACACCCCCTTGGTGACACCCCTAAACTCTCCTTGACCCCACaaactcccccaaaaccccGCAACCCTCCCCTTTCTGCGCCCAGGgagagggggtttggggtccaTGATCCTCTTCATGTGGTTAcatctccccttctccccctttcaGACCCTGCACGCCTCCCCCAAGCCCCCTCCTCTGTcccgcagcccctccccagcctcaccAGGGCTGTTGATGTACATGTGAATGGGTTTCTTGTTGCTCTCAgactgcaggaacagcagctgggCGATCACCAGGCTGGCCAGGCTGTCATCGATCTGGGTGGTGCcgcgggggggtcagggggttCCCAGGGCTCTCGGGGGCGGGTCTGGGGGTccccgagcccccccccccggggGTACCCACCGGCCCCATGACGCAGACGATGCGCTCCCGCAGCAGCCGCGAGTAGATGTCGTAGGCTCGTTCCCCCCGGCCCTGGGGGAGAAAAGAGGGGTCCGGGGGTGGGTCTGGGGGCGTCCGGGAAACAAGGGggaggctgggatggggctggaagTTTGGAGGATCGCGGGGTGCtctgggggaaaaggagggggtgTCCGGGGGTGCTGAAGGGGGTCGGAGTGGTCTGGGGGGCTCGGAGGGGTCTGGGTCGGGCCAAGGGGGTTTGTGAGGGTCCGAAGGGGGCCGAGGGGGTTTGGGATCTCCGAGACCACCTCCCCACTCACCGTCTGCTCCACCACGATGGGGATGAGGGGGGGGGGCGCGGGTGGGCACTGTCCCGTGCAGGCAGCGCCGGGCGCCGGCCCAGGCCCGGCGGAGGGAGCGCTGGGGGGAAATGGGAGAGTCACCGAGACCCCCGAGACGCCTCCCCAAAACCAAGAATCACCCCCATAAAACCCCCCAGAATCGGGATCCCCCCGAAATCGAGACCCTCCAAactgggacaccccaggacCGGGACTCCCCCTGGGTTCGCCCCGGACCCAGAAAACGCCGGAACTCTCACCCCGAACCGGGACCCCCGgaccgccccccccccgccccctcaCCGCCACCCCCGGCCCCATCGCGCCCCGGAAGCGTTCGGAGGACACGTGACCCGCGCGCACGTGACATCTCTTCCCGCCGGCCGCGCCCCCCCATGGCCACGCCTCCTCCAAAGCCCGCGCCCCTCTGTGGGCGGGTCCATGACGTCACGTGACGCACATCGGGACTACGTTTCCCACCGTGCTCGGCGGCGCGGCCGCCATGACATTGCCGGATGCTGCGCTGGGGGCCCCCCCTCTCACCTGTGGCCCGCCCGGACCCGGCACAGCCCTACGGACCAATTTTAGGCGTTTAAAGATCCGGTACCGCCCCGCGGAAAGCAAGGCCCAGGAGTTCCCGCAGGCACATGTTGGCCCTCCCGGTCCTAATGGCCCCACGGCGGGACCCCCGTTTCGTTCCCCGATTAAACCCCTCGTTCTCCTCCTCACAGCGCTAATTAACCCCCCCGGTAGCGCCAATTAGGAAGGAACGTCCTGAAAACAGCCCAGCGATGACGTCACGCCTCCGTGACGTCAAGAGACGCCTCTGCCGCCAGGGACCACATCTCCCGGTAGCCCTCACAGCCCGCGGCGCGATCACGCCCCCGCGCTGATCGGCAGCCGTGCTGGCCAATAGCGTTTCGCCAGCTCCCCGCGAGGCCCCACCTTCCCTGTCCCCCTCAGGAAGCGCTGATGGACGCACGGAACAACCAATGATGCGAGGGAGAGGCGGGGCTTGTGTGGAGCGACGAGTGACTTAACCAACCAGTGCGCGCTGGCGGAGGCTGGAAACCAATGGGAAGAGAGGGGCGGGACCGACGcgggcggccccgcccgccgccgagGCGGGTAGCAACAGTTGCCCCGGTGAGGGACCAGGGAGGCCGCCATAGCCACGGTCACCGTGGCGACCGCgctccggcccggcccggcccctgccgccgccgccccccgctcCGTCGGGCCCCgccggcagcagcagccgcgGCACCGGGGGCAGGCGGAGCCCGCGCGGggccccggcggcggccgcgggcagGTGGGTCCGAGCGGCGCCGCCAAAATGGCGGCGGGGGGGTGaaggggggagcgggggggggggcagcgGGCCTGGGCGAGGAGGGCGGGGCTTGAGCGCGCCGCGCGATTGGCGGGCGGGCGGGCCAATGGGGaggcggggcgcggggcgggagcCAATGTGGGCACGCGGGTCGCGCCTGGACACGCCCCCTCCCGCTCGGTGACGTCACGCGCGAGTCGTGACGTCACTTGCGGACATCCAGGGGGCGGAGTCTTGTCGTGACGTCACGCGGTGGGCGTCACATGCGGGGGTGGCATCACCCCTTTTTTCCCTGCGGTGACGTCAAGCGCTGCACTGACGTCGCTCACCCATCGCCATGATGTCACCCCCCCCAGCCGTCGCCATGGCGACCCAGCCCTCATACGTCACTGAACTGACTGCGACGAcgtcacagcagcagcagcccccggCCTCGGCACCGCCCCCCGCCGGCACCGCCCCTTTTGGGGCGGAGCTGCCAGGAGGCACCGCCCCCGGGGCGCCCCCTCCggcgccccccgcgcccgcgccccctccccagcagttCATCGTGGTCACTGTGGCGGGTGAGCACCCCAAAACCGCCGCGGTTTGCTCCAAAAACCCACCCTCTCTGCACCCCCTGCTTTTGGGGGTGACCCCAGAACTGGGGGGAAGGCAAAAGTCTGACCCGAGTGTGCCGTTTTTGTCCCCAAAGCAGAGGGGCTGCGGCCCCCGGAGGGTGCCGAGGGcagccccgccccccccgcgcccccccagCCCGGGCCCAGCCCCGGGGGACAGCAGGTGCGAAAAACGGGAGGAAAACTGTGTCTTAATTGGGACTGGAGTGGGGTGAAATGTGGTTAAAATGGGCAAGAAGCAGGTAAAATTTAGATAAAGTTGTCCAAAAAGGGCAGAAATGGGGTGGGAGTGGGGTTAAAGTGGACTGGAATGGGGTAAAATTGAGCTGAAGTGGcccaaaatacacagaaatggAGCTGGAATGGTGGTGGGATGAGGTGATAGGGGATGAATAGGGACAAATTTGGAATAAAACTGGGGTGGACTGGGGCAAAATGGGATGAAAAGGGTgagaactgaaaacaagaaGGGTGAAATGGGGTGGACTGGGCTGGAACGGGGCAAAATGGGTCTGGGACGGGTTAAAAGTGGTGCTGAAAAGGGTTAAACTGGGGTTGCCAAGTGCCCCAAGAGCTGAACCGGGGGtgccccccctgtgcccccagcgCTCCCCAGCCCCCAGCGCCACGGCCGCCCCCAAGCCCGGCCCCCCCCAGGAGGTGAGCGGGGGCCGTTCGGGGGGGACGGGGGGTGTTGGGGGGTGCCCCCCGCTGACCCCCCCCCGGTGATTTTCCCCCCCAGGTGCAGCAGCTGCCCCCGGTGCAGCACGTGTTCCCCGCGCCCGTGTCCTATGTGGAGGGGGGGGATGGCTCGTACCCCCCCGGCGCCATGTGagtgcccccccagcccccccccgcagcccctcggAGGGGTCCCCAGGGCTGACTGACCCCCCCTCCATCCTGTGCTTCTTCCCCCGCAGCCGCTCGGGCTCGTTCCCGTTCACCGAGACGCCGCTGTTTGGGCAGAACTCGGGGGGCTACTTCgagggggccgggggggctgcggtgcagcccagcccccccccgccgccccccccccccggccaGCTCGCAGGCCCCCCCCGCCAGCGCCCCCGTGCCCATGTATGTGGCGGGGGGACAGATTTTGGGgagcccccccgccccccctcAAGGCAGCAGCGGGACCCCCGGGGCTCCCGGCGGAGGCACCTACGTCATCCAGGGGGGGtacatgggggggggggggcgcggccTATGCTCACA is part of the Corvus moneduloides isolate bCorMon1 chromosome 32, bCorMon1.pri, whole genome shotgun sequence genome and encodes:
- the GTF2F1 gene encoding general transcription factor IIF subunit 1 isoform X2: MAALGSSSQVVTEYVVRVPKNTPKRYNIMAFNSADRVTLSTWAQARMERDMSNKRIYAEEELPESGAGSEFHRKLREEARRKKYGIVLREFRAEDQPWLLRVNGKTGRKFRGVKKGGVTENASYYVFTQCPDGAFEAFPVRNWYNFTPLARHRTLTAEEAEEEWERRNKVLNHFSIMQQRRLRDQDEEDEDKDKGRKAPGKGGGLRIHDLEEDLELSSEESEGSEAEGEKAARPKAAGGGPRRRRKKGRKGSEDEALEDSDDGDFEGQEVDYMSDGSSSGEEDASKAKAPKEEEEGPKGIDEASESSEESEEEKPEEKEEEEEGKATPTPQDKKKKRESSDESQTSEESDIDSETSSALFMAKKKTPPKRERRASGSSSRGGSRPGTPTDSGGTGGTLRAAAARLEQGRRAPPGGSEPPPQKRLKVEPGPPSGKCTPQPHSGKSTPSSGEVQLTEEAVRRYLSRKPMTTKDLLKKFQTKRTGLSSDATVNALAQLLKRLDPERKLIADKMHFFLKE
- the GTF2F1 gene encoding general transcription factor IIF subunit 1 isoform X1; this translates as MAALGSSSQVVTEYVVRVPKNTPKRYNIMAFNSADRVTLSTWAQARMERDMSNKRIYAEEELPESGAGSEFHRKLREEARRKKYGIVLREFRAEDQPWLLRVNGKTGRKFRGVKKGGVTENASYYVFTQCPDGAFEAFPVRNWYNFTPLARHRTLTAEEAEEEWERRNKVLNHFSIMQQRRLRDQDEEDEDKDKGRKAPGKGGGLRIHDLEEDLELSSEESEGSEAEGEKAARPKAAGGGPRRRRKKGRKGSEDEALEDSDDGDFEGQEVDYMSDGSSSSGEEDASKAKAPKEEEEGPKGIDEASESSEESEEEKPEEKEEEEEGKATPTPQDKKKKRESSDESQTSEESDIDSETSSALFMAKKKTPPKRERRASGSSSRGGSRPGTPTDSGGTGGTLRAAAARLEQGRRAPPGGSEPPPQKRLKVEPGPPSGKCTPQPHSGKSTPSSGEVQLTEEAVRRYLSRKPMTTKDLLKKFQTKRTGLSSDATVNALAQLLKRLDPERKLIADKMHFFLKE
- the GTF2F1 gene encoding general transcription factor IIF subunit 1 isoform X3 gives rise to the protein MAFNSADRVTLSTWAQARMERDMSNKRIYAEEELPESGAGSEFHRKLREEARRKKYGIVLREFRAEDQPWLLRVNGKTGRKFRGVKKGGVTENASYYVFTQCPDGAFEAFPVRNWYNFTPLARHRTLTAEEAEEEWERRNKVLNHFSIMQQRRLRDQDEEDEDKDKGRKAPGKGGGLRIHDLEEDLELSSEESEGSEAEGEKAARPKAAGGGPRRRRKKGRKGSEDEALEDSDDGDFEGQEVDYMSDGSSSSGEEDASKAKAPKEEEEGPKGIDEASESSEESEEEKPEEKEEEEEGKATPTPQDKKKKRESSDESQTSEESDIDSETSSALFMAKKKTPPKRERRASGSSSRGGSRPGTPTDSGGTGGTLRAAAARLEQGRRAPPGGSEPPPQKRLKVEPGPPSGKCTPQPHSGKSTPSSGEVQLTEEAVRRYLSRKPMTTKDLLKKFQTKRTGLSSDATVNALAQLLKRLDPERKLIADKMHFFLKE
- the PSPN gene encoding persephin; translation: MARPGLPWSFLLLLLPLCCGPPAPPPAAAPPCGLRSVSVGVGALGLGYPSPETVVFRYCGGGCPAPPTLHGLALGAVLGPGGAGGGPCCRPTRYEDVAFLDSGLRWQRLPRLSAGACACLG
- the ALKBH7 gene encoding LOW QUALITY PROTEIN: alpha-ketoglutarate-dependent dioxygenase alkB homolog 7, mitochondrial (The sequence of the model RefSeq protein was modified relative to this genomic sequence to represent the inferred CDS: deleted 1 base in 1 codon), which gives rise to MHRARGLWRAGVAATLGGSRAISGVPGAASGCPGAGLGPEAEADPALLRASSPEVARRLRGLALVRGGFVSEEEAAELLREVEPGLGRGRYQNDHWDRAITGYRETERGLRGGAGRALLLRVTPAFPPRAPPRPSAHVLDLLPGGRVGPHVDSVKFCGCTIAGVSLLSPSVLRLRSLQDPQDWLELLLEPGSLYVLRAAARYEFTHEILPDEESFFGGLRVPRGRRVALIFRNDPSETPPDPLSDLPVFIEDTQDSPPPK
- the CLPP gene encoding LOW QUALITY PROTEIN: ATP-dependent Clp protease proteolytic subunit, mitochondrial (The sequence of the model RefSeq protein was modified relative to this genomic sequence to represent the inferred CDS: deleted 1 base in 1 codon), with protein sequence MGPGVARSLRRAWAGARRCLHGTVPTRAPPLIPIVVEQTGRGERAYDIYSRLLRERIVCVMGPIDDSLASLVIAQLLFLQSESNKKPIHMYINSPGGSVTSGLAIYDTMQYVLTPVCTWCVGQAASMGSLLLAAGAPGMRHALPNARIMVHQPSGGARGQATDIAIQAEEILQLKRQINGLYAKHTGQPLPVIEAAMERDRYLSPVEAQEFGLLDQVLVHPPPRGEDEPRLVQKEPPNSPSGPPQIPLAS